Proteins encoded in a region of the Sphingomonas sp. HMP9 genome:
- the cobJ gene encoding precorrin-3B C(17)-methyltransferase — protein MTGWLAIAGLGPGDEALVTPEVTAALAEATDVIGYIPYVARVTPRVGLTLHATDNRVELSRAAHALHLAAKGHRVVVVSSGDPGVFAMAAAVFEALEAGPLEWRDLDIRVLPGITAMLAASARAGAPLGHDFCAINLSDNLKPWSVIERRVRLAAEADFAIAFYNPRSKARPDGLIRILDILRETCRDDRPVLFARAVSTPEETLRIVPLTEARADMADMRTMIIVGSSLTRIIERPAGPILYTPRSAP, from the coding sequence ATGACCGGCTGGCTCGCAATCGCCGGCCTCGGCCCTGGAGACGAAGCGCTCGTGACCCCCGAAGTCACCGCGGCGCTCGCTGAGGCGACCGACGTTATCGGCTACATTCCCTATGTCGCGCGCGTTACGCCGCGTGTCGGCCTGACGCTGCATGCGACCGACAACCGCGTCGAACTGAGCCGCGCCGCGCACGCACTCCACCTCGCGGCAAAGGGCCACCGCGTCGTAGTCGTATCGTCCGGCGATCCCGGCGTGTTCGCGATGGCCGCCGCAGTGTTCGAAGCGCTCGAAGCCGGCCCTCTCGAATGGCGCGACCTCGATATCCGCGTACTCCCCGGTATAACCGCGATGCTCGCCGCGAGCGCACGCGCCGGCGCGCCGCTCGGTCATGATTTCTGCGCGATCAACCTGTCGGACAATCTGAAACCGTGGAGCGTGATCGAACGCCGCGTGCGCTTGGCCGCGGAAGCTGACTTCGCAATAGCCTTCTACAACCCCCGATCGAAGGCGCGCCCGGACGGCCTGATCCGGATCCTCGACATCCTTCGCGAGACCTGCCGTGACGACCGGCCCGTCCTGTTCGCCCGCGCGGTTTCCACCCCGGAGGAAACGCTTCGCATCGTCCCCCTCACCGAAGCCAGAGCGGACATGGCCGACATGCGGACGATGATCATCGTCGGCTCCAGCCTGACGCGGATCATCGAACGCCCGGCCGGCCCGATCCTCTACACCCCGCGGTCCGCGCCATGA
- a CDS encoding cobalt-precorrin-6A reductase gives MSNILVLGGTTEASALAATLSARGDDAVLSYAGRVTTLKAQPIPVRVGGFGGVEGLEAYLRAHGVTHLVDATHPFAARMSANAVAAAKRAGIAHIALTRPAWTPVAGDRWTRVADIDAAVAALAGPSRRVMLALGRMHVDAFAVQPQHDYLLRFVDRPDRPPGLPRHHLVVDRGPFDVEDDRRLMEAHATQVVVCKNAGGTGASAKLHAARLLSLSVIMIDRPTLPARQEVHAVADVVRWLDHGADRGV, from the coding sequence ATGTCGAACATCCTGGTGCTGGGCGGCACGACCGAGGCTAGCGCGCTGGCCGCCACGCTGTCTGCGCGCGGCGATGATGCGGTGCTGAGCTATGCCGGACGTGTCACGACTCTGAAAGCCCAGCCGATCCCGGTACGCGTGGGCGGTTTTGGCGGTGTCGAGGGGTTGGAAGCGTATCTGCGCGCGCACGGCGTAACCCATCTGGTCGACGCGACGCACCCGTTCGCGGCGCGGATGAGCGCCAACGCCGTCGCTGCCGCGAAGCGTGCGGGTATTGCGCATATTGCCCTGACGCGGCCAGCCTGGACTCCGGTTGCCGGCGATCGCTGGACGCGGGTGGCGGATATCGACGCCGCCGTCGCTGCATTGGCTGGGCCGTCGCGGCGCGTGATGCTGGCGCTCGGGCGAATGCATGTCGATGCGTTCGCGGTGCAGCCTCAGCACGACTATCTGCTGCGGTTCGTCGATAGGCCCGATCGTCCGCCAGGGTTGCCGCGCCATCATCTCGTCGTCGATCGCGGGCCGTTCGATGTCGAGGACGACCGGCGGCTGATGGAGGCGCATGCGACGCAGGTCGTGGTCTGCAAGAACGCAGGCGGCACGGGGGCATCGGCAAAATTGCATGCGGCGCGCTTGCTCTCGCTGTCCGTGATCATGATCGATCGCCCTACCCTGCCCGCTCGCCAAGAGGTGCATGCGGTGGCGGATGTGGTGCGCTGGCTCGATCATGGCGCGGACCGCGGGGTGTAG
- the cobN gene encoding cobaltochelatase subunit CobN — protein MHVVFRETHGLEESAVPQDLAQSAADLVVLSFSDGDLGAFAAGWRRAAAAGGRLPSLRLANLTALQHPLSVDTYVEQTLAGAKGILIRLIGGRSYWSYGLQQVETLAREKGIALAVLAADGRIDARLDAASTILLSTLRRLAHLCDTGGAVAAQAALAQFALAAGCYAGPVTGVRAIADVGGWQPHDGVTCPAAFALNADRPRILIVFYRSYLTAADLHPIEALHAELTARGFDAIGLFAPSLKAPDAAGWLTRWVETLEPAAIVNATAFSARGATDTTPLDGADVPVFQIALATSDRAAWAGATRGLSPADLAMHVVLPEVDGRLFAGVASFKEAATRDGDLEYTRREHRADAARVTAIAARIESWIKLASKPVADHRIVLVLSTYPGKAYQMAHAVGLDALASTHAILADLAEAGYAITPEVSDLATSRIHWPLAEYQAALAHLPEALRNDLRQSWGVPTEDFTFTAVDRGGALIALQPERGRSEHRADEYHDLSRCPCHAYVAFYLWLRVRGTDALVHVGAHGTLEWLPGKSVALSDACWPEALTAAIPVIYPFIVNDPGEAAQAKRRIGAVTLGHVPPPLERSRTGAGLGRLEALLDEFSNADGLDPARRDRLQRDIREEATATGLAATLGLVHAQSQAEAITRIDTFVCDVKESQYGDGLHIYGRGEHGAAERTGLLTALQGKRVAPGPSGSPWRGRADVLPTGRNLYTTDPRAVPSRAAHTQGVKLADELIRRHLQDHGDYPRNLVVDLWASATMRTAGEEFAMALHLLGAEPVWDIQSDRVTGIEILPLANFDRPRIDVTLRVSGLFRDAFPTLCTMFGQAVRALGARDEPADWNPFVGKAVSARVYGPEPGRYGLNMGSAAGTYTPEARLAAGEAWLSASSHALDDGQDSFDPTGIRNRVAAADAFVHVQDLPETDLLLAADYAAHEAGFAAAQSVAGGRASLYHLDARNPDHAKARPLGEEIARVVHARAANPSWVDGMMRHGFRGGAEIAATLDHLGAFAHLASVVSPELIDLYYDATLGRDDVHAFLAEANPSALAAMQARFAALHDADLWPTRRNSILARLDLPA, from the coding sequence ATGCACGTCGTCTTCCGCGAGACCCACGGGCTGGAGGAAAGCGCGGTCCCACAGGACCTCGCCCAATCTGCCGCAGACCTCGTCGTCCTATCCTTTTCCGACGGCGACCTCGGCGCATTCGCTGCAGGCTGGAGACGTGCGGCCGCGGCCGGAGGCCGGTTGCCCTCGCTGCGCCTGGCAAACCTGACCGCGCTTCAGCACCCGCTCTCGGTCGACACCTATGTCGAGCAGACGCTGGCCGGTGCGAAGGGCATCCTGATCCGACTGATCGGCGGGCGCTCCTATTGGAGCTACGGCCTGCAACAGGTCGAGACTCTCGCGCGCGAGAAGGGCATTGCGCTTGCAGTCCTTGCCGCCGATGGTCGGATCGACGCGCGCCTCGATGCCGCCTCGACGATCTTGCTTTCGACGCTCCGCCGGCTGGCGCACCTCTGCGACACAGGTGGCGCGGTTGCGGCGCAAGCGGCCCTCGCGCAGTTCGCGCTGGCTGCCGGTTGCTATGCCGGCCCCGTGACCGGCGTCCGCGCGATCGCCGACGTCGGCGGCTGGCAACCGCATGACGGCGTGACCTGTCCCGCCGCGTTCGCGCTCAACGCGGACCGCCCCCGCATCCTGATCGTCTTCTACCGCTCCTACCTCACCGCCGCCGACCTGCACCCGATCGAAGCTCTTCACGCCGAACTGACCGCGCGGGGCTTCGACGCCATCGGCCTGTTCGCGCCGTCTTTGAAAGCGCCCGACGCAGCCGGCTGGCTGACCCGCTGGGTTGAAACCCTGGAGCCCGCCGCGATCGTCAATGCCACCGCCTTTTCGGCACGCGGCGCCACCGACACCACACCCCTCGACGGCGCCGACGTGCCCGTGTTCCAGATCGCGCTCGCCACCTCCGACCGCGCCGCCTGGGCGGGCGCGACGCGCGGCTTGTCGCCCGCTGATCTCGCCATGCACGTCGTCCTGCCAGAGGTGGACGGCCGCCTGTTCGCCGGCGTCGCTAGCTTCAAGGAAGCCGCAACGCGGGACGGCGACCTGGAATACACCCGCCGCGAACACCGCGCCGACGCTGCACGCGTTACCGCCATCGCCGCGCGCATCGAATCCTGGATCAAGCTCGCCAGCAAACCCGTCGCCGACCACCGGATCGTGCTCGTCCTCTCGACCTACCCCGGCAAGGCGTACCAGATGGCGCACGCCGTCGGCCTCGACGCGCTCGCCTCGACGCACGCCATTCTCGCCGACCTTGCCGAAGCCGGCTACGCGATCACTCCCGAAGTCAGCGACCTAGCTACGTCCCGCATCCACTGGCCGCTCGCCGAGTATCAGGCGGCGCTTGCGCACCTCCCCGAAGCGCTGCGGAACGACCTCCGGCAAAGCTGGGGCGTCCCCACCGAAGACTTCACCTTCACCGCGGTCGATCGCGGCGGAGCACTAATCGCGCTGCAACCCGAACGCGGCCGTAGCGAGCACCGCGCGGACGAGTATCACGATCTGTCGCGATGCCCGTGCCACGCCTATGTCGCTTTCTATCTCTGGCTTCGCGTGCGCGGCACCGATGCGCTCGTCCATGTCGGTGCGCACGGCACGCTCGAATGGTTGCCCGGCAAGTCGGTCGCGCTGTCCGACGCCTGCTGGCCCGAAGCGCTCACGGCGGCGATTCCCGTCATCTACCCGTTCATCGTCAACGACCCCGGCGAAGCCGCCCAAGCCAAGCGCCGGATCGGCGCGGTCACGCTCGGTCACGTCCCGCCACCGCTCGAACGCAGCCGTACCGGCGCTGGCCTCGGCCGCCTTGAAGCGCTGCTCGACGAATTCTCCAACGCCGACGGCCTCGACCCGGCGCGCCGCGATCGCCTGCAACGCGACATCCGCGAAGAAGCCACCGCCACGGGCCTCGCCGCCACGCTGGGGCTTGTTCACGCGCAGTCCCAAGCCGAAGCGATCACGCGTATCGATACCTTCGTGTGTGACGTGAAGGAGAGCCAGTACGGCGACGGCCTCCACATCTACGGCCGCGGCGAGCACGGCGCTGCCGAACGTACGGGATTGCTGACGGCCCTCCAAGGCAAACGCGTCGCACCCGGCCCCTCCGGTTCCCCGTGGCGGGGCCGCGCCGACGTTCTTCCAACCGGCCGCAATCTCTACACCACTGACCCTCGCGCGGTGCCGTCGCGCGCTGCGCATACCCAGGGTGTGAAGCTCGCCGACGAACTGATCCGTCGCCACCTGCAGGATCATGGCGACTATCCCCGCAATCTGGTCGTCGACCTCTGGGCCTCCGCGACGATGCGCACGGCGGGCGAGGAATTCGCGATGGCGCTTCACCTGCTGGGCGCAGAGCCGGTGTGGGACATTCAGTCCGACCGCGTGACGGGTATCGAAATCCTGCCGCTGGCCAATTTTGACCGCCCCCGCATCGACGTCACTTTGCGTGTATCCGGTCTGTTTCGCGACGCCTTCCCGACGCTTTGCACGATGTTCGGCCAAGCGGTCCGGGCGCTCGGCGCCCGCGACGAACCGGCCGACTGGAATCCCTTCGTCGGCAAGGCGGTCAGCGCCCGCGTCTATGGCCCTGAACCAGGCCGTTACGGCCTGAACATGGGCAGCGCCGCCGGAACCTACACGCCAGAGGCGCGGCTGGCGGCCGGCGAAGCGTGGCTATCCGCCTCCAGCCATGCGCTCGACGACGGCCAAGACAGCTTTGACCCGACCGGCATCCGCAACCGTGTCGCTGCGGCCGATGCCTTCGTCCACGTCCAGGACTTGCCCGAAACCGATCTCCTGCTGGCCGCGGACTATGCCGCGCACGAGGCCGGCTTCGCCGCCGCGCAATCGGTCGCAGGGGGACGCGCCTCGCTCTACCATCTGGACGCGCGGAATCCGGATCACGCGAAAGCGCGCCCGCTGGGCGAGGAGATAGCCCGCGTCGTACACGCCCGCGCTGCAAACCCAAGCTGGGTAGACGGCATGATGCGCCACGGCTTCCGCGGCGGCGCAGAGATCGCCGCCACGCTCGACCACCTCGGGGCCTTCGCGCACCTCGCCAGCGTCGTCAGCCCCGAACTGATCGACCTTTACTACGACGCCACCTTGGGCCGAGACGACGTCCACGCCTTCCTCGCCGAAGCCAACCCCAGCGCGCTCGCGGCGATGCAGGCGCGCTTCGCCGCCCTACACGACGCCGACCTCTGGCCGACGCGCCGAAACTCGATCCTCGCACGTCTCGACCTGCCGGCATGA
- a CDS encoding precorrin-8X methylmutase → MPYAYETDGAAIYRQSFAMIRAEADLARFSSAEEPVAVRMIHAAGLVGLAQHIRFSPTFAVAARKALQAGAPILCDARMVTEGITRARLPADNAIICTLHAPETLDLARSMGNTRSAAALELWRPHLAGAVVAIGNAPTALFRLLNMLEDPHCPRPAAIIGCPVGFVGAVESKAALWVDQPVPCVVVEGRMGGSAITVAAINALASGTE, encoded by the coding sequence ATGCCGTACGCCTATGAAACCGACGGCGCGGCGATCTACCGTCAGTCCTTCGCGATGATCCGCGCGGAAGCCGACCTTGCCCGCTTCTCGTCCGCGGAAGAGCCGGTCGCCGTCCGTATGATCCATGCCGCCGGACTGGTCGGGCTCGCGCAGCACATACGTTTCTCGCCAACGTTCGCCGTTGCAGCCCGCAAGGCGCTCCAGGCCGGTGCGCCGATATTGTGCGACGCACGCATGGTCACCGAAGGCATCACGCGCGCCAGATTGCCCGCCGACAACGCTATCATCTGCACGCTCCATGCGCCCGAGACACTGGATCTGGCCCGTTCGATGGGCAACACGCGATCGGCCGCGGCGCTCGAGCTCTGGCGTCCGCATCTCGCTGGCGCCGTCGTCGCGATCGGCAACGCGCCGACCGCGTTGTTCCGCCTGCTCAACATGCTCGAAGACCCCCATTGCCCGCGCCCGGCGGCGATCATCGGCTGCCCGGTTGGCTTCGTCGGCGCAGTGGAGTCGAAGGCGGCGCTCTGGGTTGACCAGCCGGTACCTTGCGTCGTCGTCGAGGGCCGGATGGGTGGCAGCGCGATCACCGTCGCCGCGATCAACGCGCTTGCGAGCGGCACCGAATGA
- the cobG gene encoding precorrin-3B synthase — MSAFEVKGWCPDAWRPMMAGDGLLVRVRPPLGRLTRTQVLGLCEATTRHGNGQIDATTRANLQIRGVREDSWRPLIDALLALGLIDPNPTREARANILVAPEWRAGDDTHRIAEEVRGRLSELPHLPGKIGFAIDAGSTPTLQDAPADFRIERAVSGQLILRADGRVTGKPLSPGTEVDHLIALAGWFVESGGVVSGRMARHHVPLPEWAAGTTPPAASTAYVQPGMHARGIAFGLPFGRVVAAALARFLRAEPAIDAIRLTPWRVMICETDALVANQPDPADFITDPSSSLLRTDACVGAPACPQATVETRGLAHRLAPHVAGRLHVSGCAKGCARAAPADVTLTGREGRYDLAFGARAGAPPSRAGLDAAQILAHFGAA; from the coding sequence ATGAGCGCATTCGAGGTCAAAGGCTGGTGCCCCGACGCGTGGCGCCCAATGATGGCCGGTGACGGCCTGCTGGTGCGCGTCCGCCCCCCGCTTGGCCGCCTGACACGCACGCAGGTGCTCGGCCTGTGCGAGGCTACAACGCGGCACGGCAACGGTCAGATCGACGCCACCACCCGCGCTAACCTCCAGATCCGCGGAGTCCGAGAGGATAGCTGGCGCCCGCTGATCGACGCGCTTCTCGCGCTCGGCCTGATCGACCCGAATCCGACGCGAGAAGCCCGCGCCAACATCCTCGTCGCACCCGAATGGCGGGCAGGCGACGATACGCATCGCATCGCCGAAGAGGTGCGCGGCCGCTTGTCCGAATTACCTCATCTTCCTGGCAAGATCGGCTTCGCGATCGACGCCGGCTCTACGCCGACGCTCCAAGACGCCCCGGCCGACTTCCGTATCGAACGTGCCGTATCCGGACAGTTGATCCTGCGCGCAGACGGCCGCGTGACTGGCAAACCGCTGTCGCCCGGGACCGAAGTCGACCACCTGATCGCGCTGGCGGGGTGGTTCGTAGAAAGCGGCGGTGTCGTCAGCGGTCGCATGGCGCGCCACCATGTTCCGCTTCCTGAATGGGCGGCCGGCACGACGCCCCCGGCGGCATCCACGGCTTACGTCCAACCCGGCATGCATGCACGTGGCATCGCGTTCGGCTTGCCATTCGGTCGGGTCGTAGCGGCCGCGCTTGCCCGCTTCCTCCGCGCCGAGCCCGCGATCGATGCGATCCGCCTCACGCCCTGGCGCGTCATGATCTGCGAAACGGATGCGCTGGTCGCGAACCAACCCGACCCTGCCGACTTCATTACCGATCCATCGTCATCGCTCCTGCGCACAGATGCCTGCGTCGGTGCGCCGGCCTGTCCGCAAGCCACCGTCGAAACGCGCGGCCTTGCACACCGTCTTGCGCCGCACGTCGCCGGTCGACTGCACGTCTCCGGATGCGCGAAGGGATGCGCGCGCGCCGCCCCCGCCGACGTGACGCTGACCGGGCGCGAAGGCCGCTACGACCTCGCGTTCGGCGCGCGAGCCGGCGCACCACCCTCCCGCGCTGGCCTCGACGCCGCGCAGATCCTCGCTCATTTCGGAGCCGCCTGA
- the cobI gene encoding precorrin-2 C(20)-methyltransferase, whose translation MRIGTIHGVGLGPGAQDLMSVRSDRLVRGARHVAYFRKAGRPGQARKIVDGMLRADVDEFAMEYPVTTEIPVSDPRYTECLSSFYERCIDHLATLARTGEDVVVLCEGDPFFYGSFMHLYTRLQTIAPVQVVPGITGMSGAWTASGAPITWGDDVLTVLMGTLPEEDLVRRIRDTDALVVMKIGRHLAKIRRAVAAAGRADEAWLVEYAAMADQRVTKLCEADAITPYFSILLIHGQGRRP comes from the coding sequence ATGAGAATCGGGACGATCCACGGCGTGGGCCTGGGGCCGGGCGCGCAAGACCTGATGAGCGTCCGTTCCGACCGCCTGGTCCGCGGCGCGCGCCACGTCGCGTATTTCCGCAAGGCCGGCCGCCCTGGGCAAGCGCGGAAAATCGTCGACGGCATGCTTCGTGCCGACGTGGACGAGTTCGCGATGGAATACCCGGTCACCACGGAGATCCCGGTTTCCGACCCGCGCTACACGGAATGTTTGTCGTCGTTCTACGAGCGCTGCATCGATCATCTCGCCACGCTGGCCCGCACCGGCGAAGACGTCGTCGTCCTGTGTGAAGGCGACCCCTTCTTCTACGGTTCGTTCATGCACCTCTACACGCGCCTGCAGACGATCGCGCCGGTGCAGGTCGTGCCCGGGATCACCGGCATGTCCGGCGCCTGGACCGCAAGCGGCGCGCCCATCACTTGGGGGGACGACGTCCTCACGGTCCTGATGGGCACGCTTCCCGAAGAGGATCTGGTCCGCCGCATCCGCGATACCGACGCGCTGGTCGTGATGAAGATCGGTCGTCATCTCGCCAAGATTCGCCGTGCCGTCGCCGCGGCGGGTCGTGCGGACGAAGCATGGCTGGTCGAATATGCGGCAATGGCGGATCAGCGCGTGACGAAGCTGTGCGAGGCGGACGCTATCACCCCCTATTTCTCGATCCTGCTGATCCATGGGCAGGGGCGGCGGCCATGA
- a CDS encoding HoxN/HupN/NixA family nickel/cobalt transporter, whose product MTTVTIEKPATLDKPRRLSTRKRIGWMFAALVVANIAAWGWAFSLFNAQPLMLGTALLAWGLGLRHAVDADHIAAIDNVTRKLMQDGQRPIAVGFWFAIGHSGIVLIAAVAIALTASALAQFEAFKQVGGVVATVISAVFLFTIAAMNLVILRSVWRTFGHVRGGGVYVEEDLDLLLGNRGLLARLFRPMFRLVTRSWHMAPLGFLFGLGFDTATEVAILGLSASQAADGLSIGTILVLPILFATGMALVDTADGVVMLGAYEWAFVKPIRKLYYNITITLISAIVAIAIGGIETLALLGAKLGLTGGTWDVATALGENFNGLGFAIIGLFVLCWVLSFAIYRWKRFDEIEVVHG is encoded by the coding sequence ATGACGACTGTCACGATCGAGAAACCGGCGACGCTCGATAAACCCAGGCGACTGTCGACGCGCAAACGCATCGGCTGGATGTTCGCAGCCCTTGTCGTGGCCAACATCGCCGCCTGGGGCTGGGCGTTCTCACTTTTTAATGCGCAGCCGCTGATGCTCGGCACCGCGTTGCTCGCTTGGGGGCTGGGTTTGCGCCACGCAGTCGATGCGGATCACATCGCCGCGATCGACAACGTGACGCGCAAGCTGATGCAGGACGGCCAGCGCCCGATCGCGGTCGGCTTCTGGTTCGCGATCGGCCATTCGGGGATCGTGCTGATCGCCGCGGTCGCGATCGCGCTCACCGCCAGCGCGCTGGCGCAGTTCGAGGCGTTCAAGCAAGTCGGCGGCGTGGTCGCCACCGTCATTTCGGCGGTGTTCCTGTTCACGATCGCGGCGATGAACCTCGTCATCCTGCGCTCCGTGTGGCGGACGTTCGGCCATGTCCGCGGCGGCGGCGTCTATGTCGAGGAAGACCTCGATCTGCTGCTCGGCAACCGCGGGCTGCTCGCGCGCCTGTTCCGGCCGATGTTCCGGCTCGTCACGCGCAGCTGGCATATGGCCCCGCTCGGGTTCCTGTTCGGGCTAGGCTTCGACACCGCAACCGAGGTCGCGATCCTCGGCCTGTCCGCGAGCCAGGCGGCGGACGGTCTGTCGATCGGCACCATCCTCGTGCTCCCGATTCTCTTCGCGACGGGCATGGCACTGGTCGACACGGCGGACGGCGTCGTCATGCTCGGCGCGTATGAATGGGCGTTCGTGAAGCCGATCCGCAAGCTCTACTACAACATCACGATCACGCTGATCTCGGCGATCGTCGCGATCGCGATCGGCGGGATCGAGACGCTGGCACTGCTGGGCGCGAAGCTTGGCTTGACCGGCGGCACCTGGGACGTGGCGACCGCGCTCGGCGAGAACTTCAACGGCCTTGGCTTTGCGATCATCGGCCTGTTCGTGCTGTGCTGGGTGCTGAGCTTCGCGATCTACCGCTGGAAACGCTTCGACGAGATCGAGGTCGTGCACGGATGA
- the cobW gene encoding cobalamin biosynthesis protein CobW encodes MSDRSPTLAKVPVTIVTGFLGAGKTTLISHLIRNANGRRLAVVVNEFGTLGIDGDILKGCAIPDCPAENVVELANGCICCTVADDFIPTVETLLALDPRPDHILIETSGLALPKPLLKAFDWPAIRSRITVDGVIALADAEAVAAGRFAPDVAALDAQRAADPSVDHETPLSEVFEDQLACADLVLLTKVDLAGPEGVAKARAVIAAESARPLPVIDLTDGIIDPRVILGLNAAAEDDIASRPSHHDGEDDHEHDDFDSVVVALGEIAHPAELAARIEALARSADILRVKGYAAVAGKPMRLLVQAVGARVRTQYDRPWRADEPRRTQLVIIAEHDRIDEARIKAALDA; translated from the coding sequence ATGTCGGACCGTTCGCCAACCCTGGCAAAAGTCCCCGTCACCATCGTTACCGGCTTCCTGGGCGCCGGCAAGACCACGCTGATCAGCCACCTGATCCGCAACGCGAACGGTCGCCGTCTCGCGGTCGTCGTCAACGAATTCGGAACGCTCGGCATCGACGGCGACATTCTCAAGGGCTGCGCAATCCCCGATTGCCCGGCCGAGAACGTGGTCGAGCTGGCGAACGGCTGTATCTGCTGCACGGTAGCTGACGACTTCATTCCGACCGTCGAGACTCTGCTCGCGCTCGACCCGCGCCCCGATCACATCCTGATCGAAACGTCCGGCCTCGCGCTCCCCAAGCCGCTGCTGAAAGCGTTCGATTGGCCGGCGATCCGCTCGCGCATCACCGTCGACGGCGTCATCGCGCTTGCCGATGCGGAGGCGGTCGCCGCCGGACGGTTCGCGCCCGACGTCGCCGCGCTCGATGCGCAGCGCGCCGCCGATCCGAGCGTCGATCACGAGACGCCTCTGTCCGAAGTGTTCGAGGACCAGCTCGCGTGCGCCGATCTCGTCCTGCTCACTAAGGTCGATCTCGCCGGTCCCGAGGGCGTCGCCAAGGCGCGCGCGGTCATCGCCGCCGAGTCCGCCCGCCCGCTCCCGGTGATCGACCTGACCGACGGCATCATCGACCCGCGCGTGATCCTGGGCCTGAACGCCGCCGCCGAGGACGACATCGCCAGTCGCCCATCACATCACGACGGCGAAGACGATCACGAGCATGACGATTTCGACAGCGTCGTCGTCGCGCTCGGCGAGATCGCCCATCCTGCCGAACTTGCCGCCAGGATCGAAGCGCTCGCCCGCAGCGCCGACATCCTGCGCGTGAAGGGATACGCCGCGGTCGCCGGCAAGCCGATGCGCCTGCTCGTCCAGGCGGTCGGCGCGCGGGTCCGGACGCAGTATGACCGCCCGTGGCGCGCCGACGAACCCCGCCGCACGCAGCTGGTGATCATCGCCGAGCATGACCGCATCGACGAGGCCCGAATTAAGGCCGCGCTGGACGCCTGA